The segment CAGTGCGATTGACATAAGACGCACGATTTTCAACTAGAGGAGTCCTCGACGTATTTCAGCAGGAAAACTGGTCTTCAATGCCATCCGTAAGAAATTTTGATCCATAAGACGATTCGAACGAAAGgttttgcggactatttttgacggagtacaaacatTTAGCGGAGAGTGGTGCTTTGGTCCTACTTAGAGATATATTCATCGTAAAACTGGCAAAAGTCGGATGGTTACGATGGACCGGCCACGTCACGAGAATGCCAGACGATTGGGCAGTGAAATTGTTTCTTATCGTGCCCCTCGGCATGACACAAAGGGCTTGACCAGGTCGAAACTGACATGCGAGTGTCGAGACGCCTAACGAATTGAAGACGAACTGCTGTTCAGTGCTGAGTGGAGTTGGGACAAGGTCTTGCTACGGTAAAAGTCATTCCTGCTCTAAGCTGGTAAGAAGAATATGCTAATTTACCGTGTCTAACTAGCTTCCTTTCAACCAAGCCTCAACACAACACTTGAAATtgctttttattctgttttgaattttttaaattcaagcaTCCCgtcagtgcttagaaatctcatattcatgTTTCTAGCAcaaatgaaatgaactcagcgtTGCCAACCTGAGACCTACGGTTCGAgggaatcacttgcgttcatgttcgtgttgttctctccattcatcattcattcattctcgacaatagtgaatgaaatcaaatataaatcattcattcattttgaactgctgACAACGGCGAACGAAAttacaacccaagtaacacacttggttttaaataagaattgacaacagatttaaaacaaatcgaattgctGACCTTTCGTTTCTCGATACTTAGCTACGACCTGATTAAGACTGAaacagcgcaagaaacgagctaaaatgtaacatgtttgtgaaatatttcaaagtgacgcctatgcgttgcatggttttcgtactaccaacagaaaagcctaatcgcgctgttgacaggattttttttctgatatttccctgaagttatacatttacaagcaaaataatgacagacatttttcgcaagataaaaCGACTAATGTAGatttcggtaattcatcaatcactcaaagcaacattgtagccttcaaataacccaaactaaagtgcgattttaaatttatcgtgtactttgccattctacttccgaaaaattgatgcgctcaagATATACTTTTAAAAGCAAAAGTTGAGTagaatcgaaataaatatcattttttgacaatctcacaaaacatgctaatctctttgaaaacatgtgggatatttaatattaattatgttatatgtcccttttatacttaaaatcattctacggcacaaaaataatgatctatttcattatattttggcgcagtcatcggccatgtttatacaagATTGCGCACAAGTAAGCACACAGATaaccgaaaaattcgaaaccaatgAAAAGCTTTACTGCATGCATTTTGTTTTGCATTAACttacaactgattcacagttaatgtttatttgtgaaagaacttaaattgcgctcaaaaaatactcggaaaactaataaattggagcatttaagctcaataaaatatagtaatgttgcgaaaatgtgtcaTCGTTATTGATCTGCGCTGTACTCATCGTCATCATGGCTTCGCCCGCTGTtcaattcgcgactacgaaagaaaaagagatttttaagcctgttcgctcttacacgaaaacccatgccgaactgtcagaacttgcgtgaaaacaaaaacaaaaatacttccttctctttttttctcacataaaacccaaacaaatatcagcaacttcgtagtttCGAATGCAGGCAATTCGCctgctgatatttgtttaatttttgtgcgagaaaaaaagagaacaaagtatttttgcttttgttttcacgcaagttttgacaattcggcatgggttttcgtgtgaGTGGGAACAggtttaaaaatctcttttactttcgtCGTCGCGAATACTTAGTTATAAATGATCAATAAAAGCTTAGCTTTACCACcgaaatacaacttcaacctgccattctggctgaaaacatcggcgtcagaaataaaacatttttataacatcttgttttccaagaaacttatttataatttaaatgcaactgttttctgaatatttttctaaaaacatgttgcaagtgttacttgggaataaATGTGAACATTGCTCTGAagatttaattaatttccttcggCCAGGTTTTGCTTTATTGAAAAAAGCAGGTAGTTTAagaaactaaactttgagatctaaaatatcagtcaagaccaagaaaattgactgacagaggttagtcgagcaatcattcagccttgcgattcatgaatgaattgttttgaagggtagaaactGAGAAAGGCAAACACTGTcatcagttcagtagtcatatcCATGGGCTCACAGATAAAAGAATGCTGCCAGAGGTAAAACCGCAGgtgctgaatgcgttttatattcgcctttatGCAGGGCTCTCAATTTTTTCGAGCGTTGATCTCGTTGGTTAACGGTTGTAAGCCTCAAATCTCAAGTCTTAATTGCTTACTGAACGGTTTTTATACTGTAAACAAATAGTTTAAAGGTTCCGGATGTCTGTTTCACcccaatatttttttaatgttttccaAGCGGTACCTGCTGGGATACATTttgtgatttttaaaatttagtaCAGCGTCAACATGTATGTAATAAAACATGACAGTTAGGCTGAAAGTGAAGTTCTGTTCTATAAGGACCGTAAAGCAAACCTAGATCATAATAAAAACATTCATTATGCTTTGCACTTGCTGACAATTCGAACTTTTTACTATTCAGAATGCGTATTCTGGAAAAGATTACAATCCTAGACTTTACCAGATGTTAAAGTTCTACGTTTCGTTTTAAGAAACTTGACGTTCAATATTAGATCTCACGTTTTGGACATATTAATACATCTTATGTACACATTATTTCTATATTACTTTAAGAAAAAGTAGGGATTTGACGCAAAGATTCACAGAAAAACTGCTCAGGAAACAAACATTACGATGCAATTATACGGGCATATGCATTACGGACGATTACGCAGCACCTTGTAAAAAAATGTGTCTCTTGTGCTCAAATTTCTTCTAAAGTTTAATATTGCCATGAATCGTCGCAAGCAATTGAGTTCTAAATCCGTATTTAGCATAAAACGGGTTtctaggttttttttttcatttacaaaCGTCctcaaaaatatgctttttacacggaaaatttaATTGTGTTTTCCATTTAGTTTTGCTTTACattttggaagatttttttgttattgcttgCAACGGCTCGTAAGTAGCTAAGCATTCGAAATACCGGTGTATTACTAAGTAGAGTGCATTTAGCGGACAAGAAACATGCCCAAATAGAAACTAAATCCAAAAAACCGTTAGTCACTTAAAATGTCTATCTACAAAGCGGGTGGTTGGTTTTTGTTTCTCGTGCCGGTTTTGTTTCAATTCACAGTGCAAAAGTTTTACTATCTACACTTAGCATTTAAGTTAGGACGGATTTATGCAATATGTATTGTTATTAAATAGAAGTAATCTAAGAAGCCCCATTGTAAGccttacagtaaaagtttgatCCAGTCACATTCGGTTGGAAATTGCAGTCCAGTTCATTGTTCAACTACTTTTACATAGTAGTTTCCGAATCCGGCGGCGTGTGATAGTTAAGATTGTATGCCGGTGGTCCACTGTTGAGGAATTGCATCGCACGAAGACTCTCCCGCGAAACAGACCTCCGGTGGGGAAGCTGGGGAACCGACAACGGATCAGTGACGGTAGAAAGcaactgttgttgttgttgttgttggtgttgctgctgctgctgcggtggttgttgttgttgttgctgctgtgcatttatttgctgctgttgttgattTGTTAAACTTGCAAACATGTTTTCTGCTGTAGTGCCACCCGGTTGAGTGATGTTGAGGTTACCACCCGCGGTGGCGTAGGAGCTTAGAGGTCTCGCTCCGTGAAAATTAGAATAACTGGATCGTACCGACGGAGGACGGTTGTTCGTATAGTAATCATCGTTCAGTTCAGGGCTGTGGTTGAGGTTGGAGGTTGAATGTTGATAGGTTGGATTGGAGTGGCCACCGGGGTTCGATGATGCCCAAGAGGTTTGCTGTTGCAGGAGGGGCGACGAGGAGTTCATATTATAGTAGATTGGATCGATTGGACTCCCATCCGGAAGGGTTGGTGTGTGAGTGTTATGTCGTGGGGGATGGTTAAATGTGTTTAGGTTGTTAGATCCCATCTTACTAAAGTTATTTAACATCGATGCTGTGCTCTGACTCATGATGTAGTCATTGTTTAGGGATTTTAGGTTAGATTCTGTCAGTTCCGAATTCTTATTGTGCACAAACTGTGGAAAGGTTTTGGTCAGCGTCATCGTCCCGGCACTTTGCTGATTCATTAGTTTAGTTACCGGATTCTGATGAATTTTTCGGCGAGAGTTTCTCGCGCTGCTTCTCGTGTTGGAGTGACTCCGTCGACTGGTTGTACTCTGTCGGTTTGTAGTACCTCGTTGCATCACAGATCGTCGCTTGACACGACGTGGGGTCATCGGTTTGGGACTGAGCGATGGACCCCGGAGATCATCGTCGTCGTGGGCTCCCCGGATCGCATCCACCGGTCGGCTGAACTCGATCGAATAGAGCGATTGACGGTGCTTGGACTTTTTGCTATTCCTGTTGGCTGTGGACGGTGTATGCCGCATTTCCGGGAAAGTGATGAAGACCAGGGGAACAAAAACAGGGGACAGAAAGAAAATTACCGAATTAGTATATAGGTTTTGATTATTTACAAATTGCACAAAGCACTGCGCGTGGCATTCGAAACACAACAAAGCTTACATATGCGTTTATCTCGTAGTCTAATAATGTTTAGTGCCGAaattacaacaacaaaaataatcaaatttaGCTAGCACATCTTGTGGCATTAAATTACAAAAAGTTAAATTCTTTGCCAACAAGAGATGGCTATATaaacattaacataagcagtaaatcaaccgCTTATTGGCATTTCTGGTATTTTtactagggcacgggagggtattttcagcccattaagcgatggcatctattttttcggcctatggcctagttctagtggaagaacaggtggttttgacgttctttgaataaaaataatagattacttacagtcttgagaaaatagttataacatattaaaattgaatgTCGGAAAAGTATTTctattggcgaaagaagaggcaaatgggctgaatttagaaacctgctgaaaacaCCCTTTCGTACCCTACATGTTGCTGTATATTAgccttttgatttgattttgatgtcagtaatcagctgcaaataagcattgtcagcactatatgAGGGTTAGCAGTAAAATAGCCGTATATTTCGCCAAACTAATTTTTAAGCATAGCATGGTCTCGATTTGTAATTAGGTTTGGCATGCTCTTTTCACTTCCAGTTTgtacttttgattactgcatctcaggtAAGCAGAATTGCTTATGCTCATTAGTTACCTGGGTAGAATTATTAATTAACTATCCTTTGTTGCAGAAAGCGTAAAtgtctttaaaatatttgtttgctCTAATGCCGATTTCAATTTATACGTTCATTACAATGTACTAACATGTTACAATAtataaattttaaagttttactaAACTTACTTTCTATATACCTAAAATATAAAAGTCCGATTCTACTTCGTAGAAACTCTGAATTATCATCGAACAAATTTGGTTGCAACATGTTCTAGACTGTTTTGGGATTGAGCTTAATTCACTACAGTTTGAAATCCTACAGTTTGAAGAGGGCTTAATTCGACgttcttttaattttaataaactAGTCCGTGATAGTATGAGTGTTCACTTTATATGCTTGTTTTTTGGTTTTAAAGATCCACTGATCTCAATTCTCATTATTTAGACACTGTTACATGCTacacagggcttcgaccgaacGCGCATTCatgttcacaccgtccgtttagtggtggaatacgaacgctatgcgtaacacaactggcagtttgctcagtcaaacgccgattcgctatgtgcgcgaaacggtgctgccaccttcccaagtttgttctatttgtgaagtcggtgcataggtttgttaaagagtgaataggatagacaaaactttgcaccaaatcttcacaaactttccatatggcagttccatgagagtacaagagatcgatttgtgcttacatagcgaattgcatgcagtagaacgaatgcgttctaaagctttttaacattttcgtttcgatcaagttgcctttaccgtttggagcagcgaatgactgcaaaacagtcaattagcttttgctgagatgccgcatgaattgtaagacggcagcagcgcaagcggcagattaactggattcaaaaaacagtcaaatgatcgttcaaaaagcggagtttgaatgcgaaaagttcgcattcactgcagtcacattcaacttgcgatcccttttcaagccctgatgcTACAAGCTTTTTGCAATGATGATGCTTGGTTGCCATAAAAGCTTAAATGCAATTGCTCGAAAAGTGGCAACTGGTTTACAGTCTAAGAAAATCGCcttcaattttgtttctgaTAGCGATCAACCACTCCTCTGTGGCTCAACGGGTTCGCATTATCGGCGAATCGTGGGACCTGGGGGAAATCCTggattcaaatccggttataattggctcccgttatagcttggttcgatcagcGAATCcgccagcttgggtaaagagcaacaatacaatttttaaattaagcATTGCTTCAATGATTCTCTATTACCTAattcacgtcttgtcccactctgtaTCGATACTATAAATAGCGATGGTATTGCATTATAAGAGACTTTTGCGTGACTTGCAGCAGCATCACCAGTTAACTTTAAGTAGCTAGTTTGAAGCTGGTATGCAGATGACGAACGTTGGCTTAAAGATCTggctcaaaacataaaatatttgccataaCTGCTCCAAATGAACAGAAAATGATAGTGAATTAATGTGGACCGAACAGTTGCTAGTGCCGTACATAGTGACATTATgatttatttgaatatttttgcctTTCAACTAACCTGTGGATAACCAGTTCAAAATAATGCCGCTAACAAATTGACAATCAGCTGATGCTCTTTGCAGTTTTCTTGTTTCTTGCCATTCTGCTTTCAGGTATGTTCATTTTTGAAagcaatacaatcgaaagtatGTAAAGGATTGCAACTAATTGTTGCAATGCAACAAATTGAACACACGAAACCCATTTTCGGATGAGACATTTGCTAATCCTTAAGAGTGATTCCTCACTTGGAGAATGGCTGTGTCAAGCCACATGCATGGGTATTTTGGCTACCACGTTTTCATACAAGACAATGGTTGATATTTATGCTTATTCCAATAGCGACTTACTAAATAggatcttttttttctttcgaatcaatgcgtagaagattttccgatcgataaatttaaaaatattgaaaatcaatcagGAATTCGCTGAACTATCAAGCTACTGTACTCTGAAAATAATCGCCTCTGTTCTATCATACCGATTGAAGCCGGTTCCGATCAGTGTCAACTATATGTCATAATACACCTCGATCTGAATTCAAAATATGGTTTCTCATCGAAACGggcccgatcggaatgcagGGCCGAGCCGAATGTTAATTCTTAGCAAAGCGCAGGACAATTCGTGTGCTCTCTCTTTGTCgaatgttaccttctccgaaaAGCGAGGAGAATATTTTCTTTAGCAACGCTTTGCTGCTTTACTCTGTCCCCGAATGAACTTCAATttcgtttcatctttctttttctaccGGATCGCTACCGAATGCATTGCTCtgaaggtcacggagcaaatcgtttcagtccGTAAACTTGGCTGTACGATATTCTTTTTGGAATTCAGAGTAAATATCTCCTGTATGTGAAGAAAGGAGGCTTGTAAAATCAAAGcgaagcaaagcctagatgcttcATTCCGTTTTAGAAACTTCTGTTTTTGTTCAACAGATTTCACAGCTATTAGAGCACAGGACAATCTTCCAGGCGTCTCTCAGCTGAGATTCGCACATCCGACGActagtttgttagaccagcgtcgtacttcGAAGCCAAACTGGGAGGTTACAGTTCTGCTTGAAGTTGTGCTCTtgctaccgtcatccggggatacttgcaatacttttgaattttgacttagtataactttcgaagtatacagtttaggtccaagtgtaagtggtcaaaacttgtatagctgtgagtacttttgatttatgattatgagaaaaaatataaactaaatgaatctgtagaatgaaccgaaaataggggtgttgcaagttacccagtaaacggggttacttgcaacacttttctgattttgcgttttttatgattttatatctgatttcaaaccgcgaatgactatttttagatattttgaatgtatttgtagtaaaacaagagatactggaggcgttttttgttacccaattttgttttctggagatggtggtagacaaaataatatCGTTCAGAtgcacatttttttttgtacatactgtctattacgataattttcctttttgcaagtgctgcaagccgcgccatattggaagtaacaatacgaattcatcgtttcttctccaagttcaaaatataaaaaaagttgaaagttgctatttgttagcttgtgtgatgcacttattgtgtacagtaaccaaacaataaaaaataattccatgtcaatgaactgacacAACtatgcacatccatttttcctactttgaaagtgaaattactttcctatcgtataaaaacaagcaaagcaATGATGTAacggattaaacttaactaaacaatagataaacgtcccttctttaaaatggcattgggtataAATGATCATGTTAACAAACAattgcgttagagctgtcaaaagcgcgatgcgccgaagtgatgcaagtaaccccggtgttgcaagtatccccggatgacggtacgcaAGATGAGTGATTGTAACAGAAAACAGTATTCCTACAgaaactatagattacagaggcgacaaggcactcaaaaaccgctaaatcttgaatcaaaacggtgagtatcatcacaaataaaggtaactctccgttctGATTCAGAATTTAGCgggttttgagtgccttgtcgcctctgtaatctatagtcttgCTATAGATTGCTAGAGCAAAATTATCTTTCCTTCTCAAAAATGGCCGAGTTAGAACCACCTCACGCGGCGTAGATGAGACGGGAAATAATAAAAACGATAGTTGCCTGATTCCAAAAACGGGGAAAAGCAGGATTGAGCGTGCACAAACCAGTGCCGCCTTAgtggttttttcttttttatttactcgtGTATGACTACATGGTGATGACGTAAAGTCTAaacctaattttgtttttgaatgaaacaaaattcggtattagactacctaatacaaCCGGTTTAGTAgccagtagtttagtgagtaaaacattcgggtaccaactgaAAGTGCATGGGTGTGAGCCCCACCTACCATTGCATAACCCGAtaatttttggtctatattgaaattttcagttcttccaattaatcattcttcgccttAGCGGTGATAGCACCAATGCGAGGATGTCGCTCAAGGACAGAGCTGGTGTTCGATCGTACAGACAAGATTAACCATTGAACTGAACATtcaaacaactcttccgagtcttAAATAGTGCAGGTCAACGAACTCAGCAGCACCCTAGTTAACTTCGAGGCGCCGTCGTTAGTTGAAATTGAAGCTAAATTCAGATATATGGAGTCTTGCAGACCACCAGGAATAGTCTGTATTTCAACCGACATGCTGAAAGCTTACCCAGCACTGTTACTGTAAATTTTGCATCAGCGCTTCGCAGCAATATCTGAGAAACAGCGACTTTTCTGATGAACGGTGACCTTTACGACTTTTGGAATATTTAGCGCTGAAATCAAATCACCTTACCGACCCTAACACGAATTTTCAATATGAAATCCATTCTATTGTCTGCAGGACGTGGTGCGTGTCAGCGTAGACAGCTGGGGGCCTCCGTTACTCGTTGTCTGGATACATTATTCGGGCTTGGTGGCCTCACACTTGCATTTCCAATTCACGATCGTCGATACGCAACATT is part of the Sabethes cyaneus chromosome 2, idSabCyanKW18_F2, whole genome shotgun sequence genome and harbors:
- the LOC128737303 gene encoding sodium/potassium-transporting ATPase subunit beta-1-interacting protein isoform X3 — its product is MGSCSRRHFLLSICFLQLLFIIERQVFDFLGYMWAPILANFFHIIFVIFGLFGAYQYRPKYLVTYSLWNLLWIGWNAFLICFYLNAGVLDRDSDLLNLGTGSVSWFEVNGYGCKPTYPMNITSEDPYRPVRPERVDGCLLDYHIVEIVQSSLQCALALLGFFGAVCLGHTYLDEDDSFDFMGGDAKSPQHTAVHPMYVSYTSLPTTNSATSTQLKQASAANAAAKSPAQTAIINSTVISANKHNNSANRNSKKSKHRQSLYSIEFSRPVDAIRGAHDDDDLRGPSLSPKPMTPRRVKRRSVMQRGTTNRQSTTSRRSHSNTRSSARNSRRKIHQNPVTKLMNQQSAGTMTLTKTFPQFVHNKNSELTESNLKSLNNDYIMSQSTASMLNNFSKMGSNNLNTFNHPPRHNTHTPTLPDGSPIDPIYYNMNSSSPLLQQQTSWASSNPGGHSNPTYQHSTSNLNHSPELNDDYYTNNRPPSVRSSYSNFHGARPLSSYATAGGNLNITQPGGTTAENMFASLTNQQQQQINAQQQQQQQPPQQQQQHQQQQQQQLLSTVTDPLSVPQLPHRRSVSRESLRAMQFLNSGPPAYNLNYHTPPDSETTM
- the LOC128737303 gene encoding sodium/potassium-transporting ATPase subunit beta-1-interacting protein isoform X4; amino-acid sequence: MGSCSRRHFLLSICFLQLLFIIERQVFDFLGYMWAPILANFFHIIFVIFGLFGAYQYRPKYLVTYSLWNLLWIGWNAFLICFYLNAGVLDRDSDLLNLGTGSVSWFEVNGYGCKPTYPMNITSEDPYRPVRPERVDGCLLDYHIVEIVQSSLQCALALLGFFGAVCLGHTYLDEDDSFDFMGGDAKSPQHTAVHPMYVSYTSLPTTNSATSTQLKQASAANAAAKSPAQTAIINSTVISANKHNNSANRNSKKSKHRQSLYSIEFSRPVDAIRGAHDDDDLRGPSLSPKPMTPRRVKRRSVMQRGTTNRQSTTSRRSHSNTRSSARNSRRKIHQNPFVHNKNSELTESNLKSLNNDYIMSQSTASMLNNFSKMGSNNLNTFNHPPRHNTHTPTLPDGSPIDPIYYNMNSSSPLLQQQTSWASSNPGGHSNPTYQHSTSNLNHSPELNDDYYTNNRPPSVRSSYSNFHGARPLSSYATAGGNLNITQPGGTTAENMFASLTNQQQQQINAQQQQQQQPPQQQQQHQQQQQQQLLSTVTDPLSVPQLPHRRSVSRESLRAMQFLNSGPPAYNLNYHTPPDSETTM